In one Fodinicola acaciae genomic region, the following are encoded:
- a CDS encoding peptidase inhibitor family I36 protein: MPRSRTLAAAALTGVAALAMTATPAAAAAPAGITWWNSGAPNGCAGHGGALCAYKDAFFGGRVAYFVYSNPRWSQTSNSWIDDQSSSWYNNGTGTSLTSVIIYQDVNYNTNTLHVCIDKGWGISHYPELSDKVSSNQWVNGPC, translated from the coding sequence ATGCCCCGATCCCGTACGCTCGCGGCCGCCGCGCTCACCGGCGTGGCCGCGCTGGCGATGACAGCAACGCCGGCCGCCGCCGCGGCTCCGGCCGGCATCACCTGGTGGAACAGCGGCGCGCCGAACGGGTGCGCCGGACACGGCGGCGCACTGTGTGCCTACAAGGACGCTTTCTTCGGCGGCAGAGTCGCATACTTCGTCTACAGCAACCCGCGTTGGTCGCAGACCTCGAACAGCTGGATCGACGACCAGTCGTCGTCCTGGTACAACAACGGCACCGGCACCAGCCTGACCTCGGTGATCATCTATCAGGACGTCAACTACAACACCAACACGCTGCACGTGTGCATCGACAAGGGCTGGGGAATCTCGCACTATCCGGAGCTCAGCGACAAGGTCTCCTCCAA